The Acetivibrio cellulolyticus CD2 genome segment GAGGATATAATCAAGGTAAAGAATCTGTCAAAGGCTTACGGTAATCTGAAAGCTGTTGATGATTTCAGCTTTTCGGTAAAGAAAGGCACAGTATTTGGCTTGCTTGGTGCAAATGGCGCAGGAAAGAGTACAACCATTGAATGTGTTTTGGGTACAAAAAAGGCTGACAGCGGTCTTGTTTCTGTATTAGGAATGAACCCAACTATCAATCGTAAGGAACTTTTTGAGCAGGTGGGTGTACAGTTCCAGGAGGCGCATTACCAGGAAAATATTAAAGTCGGTGAATTATGTGAGGTAACCGCTTCGCTTTATAAAAGCCCTGCAGAATACAACCAACTGCTTACGGATTTTGGGATCGCGAATAAAAGAGGCATACTTGTAAAAGAGCTTTCCGGTGGGGAAAAACAGCGCCTGTTTATTGTGCTTGCCTTAATACCAAAGCCCAAAGTGGTGTTTTTAGATGAACTTACCACGGGTCTTGATGCAAGAGCCAGACGAGATGTTTGGCAGATACTAACAAGACTTAAGGCTGATGGACTTACAATTCTGCTGACTTCACATTTTATGGACGAGGTAGAAACCTTGTGCGATGAGATTTGCATTTTGAAAGCAGGTAAACCAGCGTTTTGCGGAACGGTTACTGAAGCAATTAATCAGAGTCCTCACGACAAATTTGAGGACGCTTACCTTTGGTTTACAGATGAAAGGAGTGCAGGTAATGAAAGCCTATAAAACTATACTCAAAACCGAGTTGAAGTTGTCCCTGCGTGGCATGGATATGTTGATTTTTGCAGTTATAATGCCTGTCATTGTACTTATCATATTT includes the following:
- a CDS encoding ABC transporter ATP-binding protein yields the protein MEDIIKVKNLSKAYGNLKAVDDFSFSVKKGTVFGLLGANGAGKSTTIECVLGTKKADSGLVSVLGMNPTINRKELFEQVGVQFQEAHYQENIKVGELCEVTASLYKSPAEYNQLLTDFGIANKRGILVKELSGGEKQRLFIVLALIPKPKVVFLDELTTGLDARARRDVWQILTRLKADGLTILLTSHFMDEVETLCDEICILKAGKPAFCGTVTEAINQSPHDKFEDAYLWFTDERSAGNESL